From Amycolatopsis sp. cg9, one genomic window encodes:
- a CDS encoding SDR family oxidoreductase, which yields MSFEGKRVVVVGGGSGIARRIAADAHAAGAEVTLAGRNPARFTEPGVRAAFADLTEESSLKALAETVGELDYLVTLASAPANGPVTALDRDAVTRAFDAKVIGPLLLAKHFAPRFREGGAMVLFSGVAAWRPAPERAVMATANGAVAFLAEALAVDLAPIRVTAISPGIVDSGAWDRLGEGKDELFRRTAEANPARRVGRVEDVSAATLQLLVNPFVTGTVLHVDGGGRLG from the coding sequence ATGTCGTTCGAGGGAAAGCGCGTGGTCGTCGTGGGCGGCGGTTCGGGAATCGCCCGCCGGATCGCGGCGGACGCGCACGCGGCGGGCGCCGAAGTCACGCTGGCCGGGCGGAATCCGGCGCGGTTCACCGAGCCCGGGGTGCGGGCCGCATTCGCGGATCTGACCGAGGAATCGTCGCTGAAAGCGCTTGCCGAAACGGTCGGCGAACTCGATTACCTGGTCACGCTCGCGTCGGCGCCGGCGAACGGCCCGGTCACGGCGCTGGACCGGGACGCGGTCACGCGGGCGTTCGACGCGAAGGTGATCGGGCCGCTGCTGCTGGCCAAGCACTTCGCCCCGCGGTTCCGCGAAGGCGGGGCCATGGTGCTGTTCTCCGGGGTCGCCGCCTGGCGGCCGGCGCCGGAGCGGGCGGTCATGGCCACGGCGAACGGCGCGGTCGCCTTCCTCGCGGAGGCGCTCGCGGTCGACCTGGCGCCGATCCGGGTCACCGCGATCTCGCCGGGCATTGTGGACTCGGGCGCGTGGGATCGCCTCGGGGAAGGGAAGGACGAGCTGTTCCGGCGGACGGCGGAGGCCAACCCGGCGCGCCGGGTCGGCCGGGTCGAAGACGTTTCGGCGGCCACCCTCCAGCTGCTGGTGAACCCGTTCGTCACGGGCACGGTGCTGCATGTGGACGGTGGCGGCCGGCTCGGCTGA
- a CDS encoding SGNH/GDSL hydrolase family protein, with amino-acid sequence MLRRFFAVTAAVLAASALLTAPAEARSHGGYLALGDSVAFGYRPDAGADYLDASNFRGYAEKYAAVRGLKLANASCPGETTGSLLTAGAPSNGCENAYRLAYPLHVAYPGTQIDYAVQYLKTHRDTRLVTLTIGANDMFRCRDTTPDHCTGATFEAALKQVGANLATILAAVRAHYRGELVLESYYSLDYRDPAQVAQVKAINARLAEVTRHYRGAVADGFTAFRLASLRTGGDPCAAGLLVKLPAGGCDVHPSAAGHRILAAALAVAVAFR; translated from the coding sequence ATGCTTCGTCGATTCTTCGCCGTCACGGCGGCGGTCCTGGCGGCGAGCGCGCTGCTCACGGCACCGGCCGAAGCCCGGTCCCACGGCGGGTACCTCGCGCTGGGCGACTCGGTCGCGTTCGGCTACCGGCCCGACGCCGGCGCGGACTACCTCGACGCGAGCAACTTCCGCGGCTACGCGGAGAAGTACGCGGCCGTACGCGGGTTGAAGCTCGCCAACGCGTCCTGCCCGGGTGAGACGACGGGGAGCCTGCTGACCGCCGGCGCGCCGAGCAACGGCTGCGAAAACGCCTACCGGCTGGCCTATCCGCTGCACGTCGCCTACCCCGGCACCCAGATCGACTACGCCGTGCAGTACTTGAAGACGCACCGGGACACCCGGCTCGTCACGCTGACCATCGGCGCCAACGACATGTTCCGCTGCCGTGACACCACACCGGACCACTGCACCGGTGCGACGTTCGAGGCCGCGCTGAAGCAGGTCGGGGCGAACCTCGCCACGATCCTCGCCGCGGTGCGGGCGCACTACCGCGGCGAACTCGTGCTCGAGTCCTACTACTCGCTCGACTACCGCGATCCCGCACAGGTCGCCCAGGTCAAGGCGATCAACGCGAGGCTGGCCGAGGTGACCCGGCACTACCGCGGCGCCGTCGCCGACGGGTTCACCGCGTTCCGGCTGGCGTCCCTGCGCACCGGCGGCGACCCGTGCGCCGCGGGACTGCTCGTGAAGCTGCCGGCCGGCGGGTGCGACGTCCACCCGAGCGCGGCCGGGCACCGCATCCTCGCCGCGGCGCTGGCCGTGGCGGTCGCGTTCCGGTAG
- a CDS encoding DHA2 family efflux MFS transporter permease subunit, with protein sequence MTTAPPIPRTVWIASGVMALGGFLGNMDGSIVAVGLESMRLRLGVGLIEIQWVATAFLLGLAAALPLTPWLVRKLGAGRLWLWALAAFLLTSVACALAPDAGTLIAFRAVQGMATGVMVTAGQTVIGLAVGPERLGRTMGTLGLVVGLAPVVGPSVGGFLLAHFSWPVLFWLNVPIGLVAFGLALRYVPRGDRRRPPPMDWRGLALVSLGLPLLVYALTELNGGLAALGAGALAVFTWWSLRVRHPVLQLRLAARPVLGSALAAVLLAGAGLFGAVLLLPLWFQVRLGAGPAEAGVLLAPMGLATTVFVLVAGRLTDRYGGGTVSLTGALVALASTVPLPWFGPDTPMWLIQALLLVRGAGLGLSIMPASTAAYASVAADELGHATALVNIVMRVGGAVGGALCVIVLSRGLTVTPSTGFGWAFGVLGTLCVFSVLATAWLRRAERASTMDTTA encoded by the coding sequence ATGACCACCGCACCCCCCATCCCGCGCACCGTCTGGATCGCCTCCGGCGTCATGGCGCTGGGCGGGTTCCTGGGCAACATGGACGGCTCGATCGTCGCCGTCGGGCTGGAATCGATGAGGCTGCGCCTGGGGGTCGGCCTCATCGAAATCCAGTGGGTGGCCACGGCGTTCCTGCTGGGCCTGGCCGCCGCCCTCCCGCTCACGCCGTGGCTCGTGCGGAAGCTCGGGGCCGGCCGGCTGTGGCTGTGGGCGCTCGCCGCGTTCCTGCTGACGTCGGTGGCCTGCGCCCTCGCGCCGGACGCGGGCACACTGATCGCCTTCCGGGCGGTGCAGGGCATGGCCACCGGCGTCATGGTCACCGCGGGGCAGACCGTGATCGGGCTGGCCGTCGGCCCGGAACGGCTGGGCCGCACCATGGGCACGCTCGGGCTCGTCGTCGGCCTCGCGCCGGTCGTCGGGCCGAGCGTCGGCGGGTTCCTGCTCGCGCACTTCTCGTGGCCGGTGCTGTTCTGGCTGAACGTGCCGATCGGGCTCGTCGCGTTCGGCCTGGCCCTGCGGTACGTGCCGCGCGGCGATCGGCGGCGGCCACCGCCGATGGACTGGCGCGGGCTCGCCTTGGTGTCCCTCGGCTTGCCGCTGCTGGTCTACGCGCTGACCGAGCTGAACGGCGGGCTCGCGGCCCTCGGCGCCGGCGCGCTCGCGGTGTTCACCTGGTGGTCGCTGCGCGTGCGGCACCCGGTGCTCCAGCTGCGCCTGGCCGCGCGGCCGGTGCTGGGCTCGGCACTGGCGGCCGTGCTGCTCGCCGGCGCCGGCCTGTTCGGCGCGGTCCTGCTGCTGCCGCTGTGGTTCCAGGTCCGGCTCGGCGCCGGGCCCGCCGAAGCCGGTGTCCTGCTCGCGCCGATGGGGCTGGCCACCACGGTGTTCGTGCTCGTGGCCGGCCGGCTCACCGACCGCTACGGCGGCGGTACCGTGTCGCTCACCGGTGCACTGGTGGCGCTGGCGAGCACGGTGCCGCTGCCGTGGTTCGGCCCGGACACGCCGATGTGGCTGATCCAGGCGCTGCTCCTGGTCCGCGGCGCCGGGCTGGGCCTGTCGATCATGCCCGCGTCGACGGCGGCCTACGCGTCGGTCGCCGCCGACGAGCTCGGGCACGCCACCGCGCTGGTCAACATCGTCATGCGCGTGGGCGGCGCGGTCGGCGGCGCGCTGTGCGTGATCGTGCTGTCCCGCGGCCTGACCGTGACCCCGTCGACCGGCTTCGGCTGGGCGTTCGGGGTACTGGGAACCCTCTGCGTGTTCAGCGTGCTCGCCACCGCGTGGCTCCGGCGCGCCGAGCGCGCGTCCACAATGGACACCACAGCCTGA
- a CDS encoding alpha/beta hydrolase, giving the protein MSGVLRRLLTAAATTAVLGSLFAAPASAAQPVDWKPCADAPDVDCGTVTVPIDWGHPDRGTTTIALARRKATDPQARIGSVLMDPGGPGGAGAGEVKAGWTLSAEVTKRFDTVGFDPRGVGDSTQIKCGLDELIADHPKVPANQAEFEQLAQYNRKLGESCARLTGPLARFGDTASVARDMDAIRAALGERKLTYYGVSYGTLMGQQYAELFPDKVRALVLDSNMDHSQFTAWDFLNSETQSVQAEFGEFAAWCGRTASCALHGQNVSKVTRDLQDKAARGELKDPQSGEAVTPLDLASIFQGSFYGPSWDRLATVLKSFKDGTPPSASARLREDVPINNVFQSVFCDDWRLPVHNFAELETYRRAAAALAPDVKVNSLGWTAVTGCIGWPERASNPQHPLQVHGAPPLLMVSSRHDPATPYAWSQAAARQSGSTLLTYDGWGHGAYFKNSQCVTKATDDYLITGKLPAKGTHCAAVEPGPAEARIAGPKPPSTITF; this is encoded by the coding sequence ATGTCGGGGGTATTGAGGCGGCTGCTGACGGCCGCGGCGACGACCGCGGTACTGGGGAGCCTGTTCGCGGCGCCCGCGTCGGCGGCGCAACCGGTCGACTGGAAACCGTGCGCGGACGCACCGGACGTCGACTGCGGCACGGTCACCGTGCCGATCGACTGGGGGCACCCGGACCGCGGCACCACGACCATCGCGCTCGCGCGGCGCAAGGCCACGGATCCGCAGGCCAGGATCGGCTCGGTCCTGATGGACCCGGGCGGCCCCGGCGGCGCGGGCGCGGGTGAGGTCAAGGCGGGCTGGACGCTTTCGGCCGAGGTCACCAAGCGGTTCGACACCGTCGGGTTCGACCCGCGCGGTGTCGGCGACAGCACGCAGATCAAGTGCGGGCTCGACGAACTGATCGCCGACCACCCGAAGGTGCCGGCGAACCAGGCCGAATTCGAGCAGCTCGCGCAGTACAACCGGAAACTCGGCGAAAGCTGCGCCCGGCTCACCGGGCCACTGGCGCGGTTCGGCGACACCGCGAGCGTCGCGCGGGACATGGACGCCATCCGCGCCGCGCTCGGCGAGCGGAAGCTGACGTACTACGGCGTTTCGTACGGCACGCTGATGGGCCAGCAGTACGCGGAACTGTTCCCGGACAAGGTCCGCGCGCTCGTCCTCGACAGCAACATGGACCACTCGCAGTTCACCGCGTGGGACTTCCTGAACAGCGAAACCCAGTCGGTGCAGGCGGAATTCGGCGAGTTCGCCGCCTGGTGCGGCCGGACGGCGAGCTGCGCCCTGCACGGCCAGAACGTCTCGAAGGTGACGCGGGACCTGCAGGACAAGGCCGCGCGCGGCGAGCTGAAGGACCCGCAGAGCGGCGAGGCGGTCACGCCGCTGGACCTCGCGTCGATCTTCCAGGGCAGCTTCTACGGCCCCAGCTGGGATCGGCTCGCGACGGTGCTCAAGTCCTTCAAGGACGGCACCCCGCCGTCCGCGTCGGCGAGGCTGCGCGAGGACGTCCCGATCAACAACGTCTTCCAGAGCGTGTTCTGCGACGACTGGCGGCTGCCGGTGCACAACTTCGCCGAACTCGAGACCTACCGCCGGGCCGCCGCCGCGCTCGCGCCCGACGTCAAGGTCAACTCACTGGGCTGGACCGCCGTCACCGGCTGCATCGGCTGGCCCGAACGGGCGAGCAACCCGCAGCACCCGCTGCAGGTCCACGGCGCGCCGCCGCTGCTGATGGTCAGCAGCCGGCACGACCCGGCGACGCCGTACGCGTGGTCGCAGGCCGCGGCCCGGCAGAGCGGCAGCACGCTGCTCACCTACGACGGCTGGGGCCACGGCGCGTACTTCAAGAACAGCCAGTGCGTCACCAAGGCCACCGACGACTACCTGATCACCGGCAAGCTGCCGGCCAAGGGCACGCACTGCGCCGCGGTCGAGCCGGGTCCGGCCGAAGCGCGGATCGCCGGGCCGAAGCCGCCGTCGACGATCACCTTCTGA
- a CDS encoding LacI family DNA-binding transcriptional regulator translates to MATISEVAALAGVSTATVSRALNGKSTVDPVLAERVARAVEQLGYTPNGLARSLRRRETAVLALIIADVENPFFTAIARGVEDTAQAAGFSVMLCNADENTAKERRYVEVAAQERLAGVILSPTPGSDVRPLLAQRTPIVTVDRRLTSADCDAVLVNSRESAAEAVRHLITRGYRRIGCVAGPPGVTTADARLDGYRDGLRAARREYAAELVHRCEFREAGGREAATRLLTAPDPPDALLVSGSPMSVGVLQVLAELGRRPGRDVGIVSFDEVPWATLITPALTVVAQPAHAMGQLAARLLLARIADGSPRPSTMTTMAAQLVVRGSSTRS, encoded by the coding sequence GTGGCGACGATCTCCGAAGTGGCGGCGCTGGCCGGGGTCTCGACCGCGACCGTGTCGAGGGCGCTCAACGGCAAGTCCACTGTGGACCCGGTGCTCGCCGAACGCGTGGCGAGAGCGGTCGAGCAGCTCGGCTACACGCCGAACGGGCTGGCCCGCAGCCTGCGCCGCCGCGAAACCGCGGTGCTGGCGCTGATCATCGCCGACGTCGAAAACCCGTTCTTCACCGCGATCGCGCGCGGGGTCGAGGACACCGCGCAGGCCGCCGGGTTCTCGGTGATGCTGTGCAACGCCGACGAAAACACCGCCAAGGAACGCCGGTACGTCGAAGTCGCGGCGCAGGAACGGCTCGCGGGCGTGATCCTTTCGCCGACGCCGGGCAGCGACGTCCGGCCCCTGCTCGCGCAGCGGACGCCGATCGTGACGGTCGACCGGCGGCTCACTTCGGCGGACTGCGACGCGGTCCTCGTCAACTCGCGCGAATCGGCCGCCGAAGCCGTGCGGCACCTGATCACGCGGGGCTACCGGCGGATCGGCTGCGTCGCCGGCCCGCCGGGCGTCACCACCGCGGACGCGCGGCTCGACGGCTACCGCGACGGACTCCGCGCGGCACGCCGGGAATACGCCGCGGAACTGGTGCACCGCTGCGAATTCCGCGAAGCAGGCGGCCGCGAAGCCGCGACCCGGCTGCTGACGGCACCCGACCCGCCGGACGCGCTCCTGGTGTCCGGCAGCCCGATGTCGGTCGGCGTGCTGCAGGTGCTGGCGGAACTGGGCCGCCGGCCGGGCCGGGACGTCGGGATCGTCTCGTTCGACGAGGTGCCGTGGGCCACGCTGATCACGCCGGCGCTGACGGTCGTCGCCCAGCCGGCGCACGCGATGGGCCAGCTGGCGGCCCGCCTGCTCCTCGCCCGCATCGCCGACGGCAGCCCCCGCCCGTCGACCATGACGACCATGGCGGCGCAGCTCGTCGTCCGGGGCAGTTCGACCCGGAGTTGA
- a CDS encoding LysR family transcriptional regulator: MPTLRALECLVAVLDAGSITEAAARLHLSQPALSHQIGALERELGAPVLERLPRGVRPTAAGRAIVADARAALAAAERVVRTGRAVAGGGAGTLRVACAETMTAGLLAPVLRAWHRHRPEVLITLTETTSADALVSALESGEADVAAGPRPSRWSGPVEVLGREEVVVALAADHPLATRAAVAMTDLAGLPVVHYHPDNGLGGWLDEQAARRGAVLDAVMRTKQASTAAQLAAAGLGVALVPTTALTRTFAGALRRLKPALHREVVVFTATPSDSLVRRFSSDVAQRGITVPGALLDKLSSATR, translated from the coding sequence ATGCCTACGTTGCGCGCGCTCGAGTGCCTGGTCGCCGTCCTGGACGCGGGCTCGATCACCGAGGCGGCCGCGCGGCTGCACCTTTCGCAGCCCGCGCTGTCCCACCAGATCGGCGCGCTGGAACGCGAACTGGGCGCGCCGGTGCTCGAACGGCTGCCGCGCGGGGTGCGCCCGACCGCCGCGGGACGCGCGATCGTGGCCGACGCGCGAGCGGCGCTCGCGGCCGCCGAACGGGTGGTCCGGACGGGCCGCGCGGTGGCCGGCGGCGGCGCGGGCACCCTGCGCGTCGCGTGCGCGGAGACGATGACCGCCGGGCTCCTCGCCCCCGTGCTGCGGGCCTGGCACCGCCACCGCCCGGAAGTGCTGATCACGCTGACCGAAACCACGAGCGCGGACGCGCTGGTCAGCGCCCTGGAGTCGGGGGAAGCGGATGTCGCCGCCGGGCCGCGGCCGAGCCGCTGGAGCGGGCCGGTCGAGGTGCTCGGGCGCGAGGAGGTCGTCGTGGCGCTGGCCGCGGACCACCCGCTGGCCACCCGGGCGGCGGTGGCGATGACCGACTTGGCCGGGCTGCCGGTGGTGCACTACCACCCCGACAACGGCCTCGGCGGCTGGCTCGACGAGCAGGCGGCCCGGCGCGGCGCCGTGCTGGACGCGGTGATGCGGACGAAGCAGGCGTCGACGGCGGCGCAGCTCGCCGCGGCGGGCCTCGGCGTGGCCCTGGTCCCGACGACCGCGCTCACCCGGACCTTCGCCGGTGCGCTGCGGCGGCTGAAGCCGGCGCTGCACCGCGAAGTCGTGGTGTTCACGGCGACGCCGTCGGATTCGCTCGTCCGGCGGTTTTCTTCGGACGTGGCGCAGCGCGGGATCACCGTCCCGGGCGCCCTGCTGGACAAACTGTCCTCAGCGACCCGTTAA
- a CDS encoding GNAT family N-acetyltransferase has protein sequence MITIGGLTESDRATWENLFAGYNTFYGRTLPADRVDRAWREFAAGERMHALGARLDGELVGIVHFFTHVSTTSDDVCYLQDLFTDEKARGRGAGRALIEAVAGWARARGCVRVYWHTQTSNTTARRLYDQVAVDKGFMQYQIPLDA, from the coding sequence ATGATCACCATTGGGGGCCTCACCGAAAGCGACCGCGCGACCTGGGAAAACCTGTTCGCCGGCTACAACACGTTCTACGGCAGGACACTCCCGGCCGACCGGGTGGACCGCGCGTGGCGCGAGTTCGCGGCCGGCGAGCGCATGCACGCCCTCGGCGCGCGGCTCGACGGCGAACTCGTCGGCATCGTCCACTTCTTCACGCACGTCAGCACCACCTCGGACGACGTCTGCTACCTGCAAGACCTGTTCACCGACGAGAAAGCCCGCGGGCGCGGCGCCGGCCGGGCCCTGATCGAAGCCGTCGCCGGCTGGGCCAGGGCGCGGGGATGCGTCCGCGTCTACTGGCACACGCAGACTTCGAACACCACGGCCCGGCGGCTCTACGACCAGGTCGCCGTCGACAAGGGCTTCATGCAGTACCAGATCCCGCTGGACGCCTAG